A single Sulfurimonas aquatica DNA region contains:
- a CDS encoding biotin synthase, with the protein MSQEIFLCSICNINSGTCKEDCKFCSQSVRYKADIDRYKQKPLEEIQKEAITARDNGALGFCLVTADKGLNDKTLAFVCSVAKAVTEVAPELRLIACNGTASLEQLLVLKEAGIKAYNHNLETSEAFYPKICTTHPWSERYETCQNVNESGLVLITGGIFGLGETQEDRISMLNSIASLNPTSVPINFYHHNEALELEPNSLTVDEALSLVKLARESVPKAERIMIAGGRELMFGSRQEEIFTHGANSIVIGNYLTTSGRIMSKDLEMLKSLNLEVAKKVK; encoded by the coding sequence GTGAGTCAAGAGATATTTTTATGTTCTATCTGTAATATAAACAGTGGAACTTGTAAAGAGGATTGTAAATTTTGTTCTCAGAGCGTTAGATATAAAGCTGATATAGACCGCTATAAGCAAAAACCTCTAGAAGAGATTCAAAAAGAGGCCATTACCGCTAGAGATAACGGCGCTCTTGGTTTTTGTCTGGTAACTGCCGATAAGGGACTTAATGATAAGACCTTAGCCTTTGTATGCAGCGTGGCAAAAGCAGTCACTGAAGTAGCTCCTGAGCTGCGTTTGATAGCATGTAACGGAACGGCGTCTCTAGAGCAACTTCTTGTTTTAAAAGAGGCTGGGATTAAAGCGTATAATCACAACCTCGAAACAAGTGAAGCTTTTTACCCTAAAATCTGTACAACTCATCCATGGTCTGAACGCTATGAAACTTGTCAAAATGTCAATGAGTCTGGATTAGTTCTTATTACTGGTGGAATTTTTGGACTTGGTGAAACACAAGAGGATAGAATATCTATGCTTAACTCAATAGCGTCACTCAACCCAACGTCTGTTCCTATAAACTTTTATCACCATAACGAAGCGCTTGAACTTGAGCCTAACTCATTAACTGTAGACGAAGCTCTCTCTCTTGTAAAATTAGCAAGAGAGTCTGTTCCAAAGGCGGAACGTATTATGATTGCCGGTGGACGTGAGCTTATGTTTGGATCTCGTCAAGAAGAGATATTTACTCATGGAGCAAATTCCATAGTAATTGGTAATTATCTTACAACTTCTGGTAGAATAATGAGCAAAGACTTAGAGATGTTAAAATCTTTAAATTTGGAAGTTGCCAAAAAAGTAAAGTAA
- a CDS encoding metallophosphoesterase family protein, protein MKIGILSDTHTKVKKAKATLDILIENGAEFIIHAGDIVEPEVLELLKNCGKKYVAVYGNNDAHLVSFHNKYNLVQEPNYFKLANTKFKLMHLPYYMSPDAEVVVFGHTHKFHSEFNNGTLFLNPGESCARNKPVSECALLEVTADKFFVTYYSKKKKDDFFKAKEFSYKRKKK, encoded by the coding sequence ATGAAGATAGGCATACTCTCAGACACCCACACTAAAGTAAAAAAAGCAAAAGCCACTTTAGATATACTTATAGAAAATGGGGCTGAGTTTATCATTCATGCAGGAGACATCGTTGAGCCTGAGGTCTTAGAACTGCTAAAAAACTGTGGTAAAAAATATGTCGCAGTCTATGGAAATAACGATGCACACCTGGTCTCTTTCCATAACAAATACAACCTAGTCCAAGAACCAAACTACTTTAAGTTAGCAAATACAAAATTTAAACTAATGCACCTCCCTTACTACATGTCTCCTGATGCCGAAGTGGTAGTGTTTGGACATACTCATAAGTTTCATTCAGAATTTAATAACGGCACGCTTTTTTTAAATCCTGGTGAGAGTTGTGCGAGAAACAAGCCTGTCTCAGAGTGTGCGCTACTAGAGGTTACAGCTGATAAATTTTTTGTAACTTACTACTCAAAAAAGAAAAAGGATGACTTTTTTAAAGCAAAAGAGTTCTCATATAAAAGGAAAAAAAAGTGA
- a CDS encoding AMMECR1 domain-containing protein has product MSRSVLLQLARDSIAEVFEAQHTIDKNELITLHPLLAQPVSVVVNLYINNELKGSSSSLDNESTLINNIILCAKKAAFEDPNSEVLTTSQYLHAEVELILQTPDGEISERDPAIIS; this is encoded by the coding sequence ATGAGTCGCTCAGTACTTCTTCAACTTGCTCGCGACTCAATTGCTGAAGTCTTTGAAGCACAACATACCATAGACAAAAATGAGCTTATTACTCTGCATCCACTTCTAGCCCAGCCTGTTAGCGTAGTAGTTAATCTATATATTAACAATGAACTAAAGGGGTCATCTAGCTCACTAGATAATGAGAGCACACTCATCAACAACATCATACTCTGTGCTAAAAAAGCTGCTTTTGAAGACCCTAATAGTGAAGTCTTAACAACGTCACAGTATCTCCATGCCGAAGTCGAGTTGATTCTTCAAACTCCAGATGGAGAGATAAGTGAGCGAGACCCAGCTATCATTAGCTAG
- the msrA gene encoding peptide-methionine (S)-S-oxide reductase MsrA, protein MSEKRVVLGGGCFWCTEAVYLNVKGILSVVSSYAGGARANPTYENICTGATGHAEVIDMKYDSDIISLDEILDIFFVVHNPTTLNAQGADRGTQYRSVVYYADANEKEVILNSIKKHQANFEDKIVTEVSELPEVYPGEDYHQNYYNLHQTQGYCQAVIAPKLQKFMMTFPQKVQ, encoded by the coding sequence ATGAGTGAAAAAAGAGTTGTTTTAGGTGGTGGGTGTTTTTGGTGTACTGAAGCAGTATATCTCAATGTAAAAGGTATTTTGAGTGTTGTGAGTAGTTATGCAGGTGGAGCAAGAGCAAATCCTACATATGAAAATATTTGCACAGGAGCAACCGGACATGCTGAGGTTATAGATATGAAATACGATAGCGATATCATATCTTTAGATGAGATTTTAGATATATTTTTTGTAGTACATAACCCAACAACTTTGAATGCTCAAGGAGCAGATAGAGGAACGCAGTATCGTTCCGTAGTTTATTATGCAGATGCGAATGAAAAAGAGGTGATTTTAAACTCTATAAAGAAACATCAAGCAAATTTTGAAGATAAAATAGTTACAGAGGTGAGTGAGTTGCCTGAGGTTTATCCGGGAGAGGATTATCATCAAAATTATTATAATTTACATCAAACGCAGGGTTACTGCCAAGCTGTAATCGCTCCAAAACTTCAAAAGTTTATGATGACGTTTCCTCAAAAAGTGCAGTAG
- a CDS encoding cation:proton antiporter → MSDNVTLIITLSLIIMFSPFLAKFVKLPTTPIEIILGSILGYVGFLHDEHLFDIVAEIGFLYLMFIAGTEINLKNVLNTPSLIMKKALLYLTFLYAFSILFTIQFELGKIFMVLLPLISVGLVATLSKEYGKTEWLSLSMTVGGIGEVISIVILTITSAALESGIGLDLFQTILALIAFLIFMFLLFRAMQLLFWWYPVVSTALMPHDDNKEQDIRLSMGIFFLLVGAMLYLHLELAFGAFLAGIFIPTFFEHKHELPEKLASYGFGFLIPIFFIHIGSSFNLDALVMDGLIQKALIITVVMIIMRLIASLAFIKELGYVDALLMGLSHSMPLTLLIAMATLAFSADSIDKLHYYAFILAALFQVIGVMIIIKLIHIYKNKVVIA, encoded by the coding sequence ATGAGTGACAACGTAACTTTAATCATAACGCTTTCACTCATTATAATGTTCTCTCCATTTCTCGCAAAGTTTGTAAAACTCCCTACTACCCCAATAGAAATTATTTTAGGTTCTATCCTTGGTTATGTAGGTTTCCTCCACGACGAGCACCTCTTTGACATAGTTGCAGAGATAGGTTTTTTATATCTTATGTTTATAGCCGGTACGGAAATTAATCTAAAAAATGTACTCAACACCCCCTCTTTGATTATGAAAAAAGCGCTTCTTTATCTAACTTTTCTCTATGCATTTTCCATACTTTTTACCATACAGTTTGAACTTGGAAAGATATTTATGGTGCTCTTACCACTCATATCGGTTGGCTTGGTTGCGACGCTCTCAAAAGAGTATGGTAAAACGGAATGGCTCTCATTATCTATGACCGTTGGAGGGATTGGTGAGGTCATAAGTATCGTAATCTTAACAATTACCTCAGCTGCACTTGAGTCAGGCATAGGACTAGACCTGTTTCAAACTATCCTCGCACTTATAGCATTTTTAATTTTTATGTTTTTACTCTTTCGAGCGATGCAACTTCTTTTTTGGTGGTACCCAGTTGTCTCAACTGCGCTTATGCCACACGATGACAACAAAGAGCAAGACATAAGACTCTCTATGGGAATCTTTTTTCTCCTTGTTGGTGCTATGCTTTATCTTCACCTTGAGCTTGCGTTTGGCGCTTTTTTAGCGGGCATATTTATTCCTACTTTTTTTGAGCACAAACATGAGCTTCCGGAAAAACTTGCTTCTTATGGGTTTGGATTTTTGATTCCAATATTTTTCATACATATTGGAAGTTCTTTTAACCTAGACGCCTTAGTGATGGATGGACTGATTCAAAAGGCGCTTATCATTACAGTAGTTATGATTATAATGAGGCTCATTGCCTCTTTGGCGTTTATAAAAGAGTTGGGTTACGTAGACGCCCTTCTTATGGGACTTTCTCACTCTATGCCACTTACGCTTCTTATAGCGATGGCTACACTGGCATTTTCAGCCGACTCCATAGATAAGCTTCACTACTATGCGTTTATTTTAGCGGCTCTTTTTCAAGTTATCGGGGTGATGATTATTATCAAGTTGATACATATATATAAAAATAAAGTAGTAATAGCATGA